The genomic window CAGAAACAAGGAGAGAGGACACGAACGGCGACAACGCTGGTCTGATCCAGCGGGCCGGGGCTTGCTCCTGCATCGTACACGTATAGCACCAGTAGCTAAAGATTTTTCCACTTTACTAAACCATTAATTCACTTGGACAATGACTTAAGCCATCTCATGGCAATGTCGTCGCCGTGTCGGTCAAGCGCAAGTGGGGACGGCCTCGCGGGACGAAGCACTTCGAGCGACAAGTGAGCGTAAGCCTGCCGTTAGACTCGCTCGACATGATTGAAGAACGCCAGGCTCGGGAGAAAACCACATTCTCGGAGGCGATGCGACGTTGTCTCCTGGAGTACCGCGAGACGAAGACTCAGCTTGAAAGCGGGGCCATTCTGGTCGTGTTGTCCAGGCGTGATCGTGAGGAATTGCGCGGCCTCGTTGAAAACGGTTTCGTAACCTCAGAAACGTACGCCGGTGTTGAGGCGATCCGACGGTACTTCGAGTGGATTCGAAAGGAACGCGAAGAGCGCCAGAAGGCTTCGCGGATACTGTAGTCGGTGTTCTTAAGTCCAGCAAG from Thermoplasmata archaeon includes these protein-coding regions:
- a CDS encoding ribbon-helix-helix protein, CopG family, whose amino-acid sequence is MSVKRKWGRPRGTKHFERQVSVSLPLDSLDMIEERQAREKTTFSEAMRRCLLEYRETKTQLESGAILVVLSRRDREELRGLVENGFVTSETYAGVEAIRRYFEWIRKEREERQKASRIL